Below is a genomic region from Tursiops truncatus isolate mTurTru1 chromosome 4, mTurTru1.mat.Y, whole genome shotgun sequence.
GGAACTTCCTTTTTATTCAGTATTGTTCCCTGAACTATATAGCTGCTGTCATCCTGACTATATTCCAAGTCAATAGATTCATCGATACACCCATTTGAGAAATTTTAACTTTAAGTATATAAGATGATAGACATACtggatgcttttctttttttttaaggttgaaaagagaaaagggtCTCTGTATTCTGAATGAGAAGATGGTAGAGAGTGgttctttccctctccctggattcccctgaaaaaataaacagctgTATGCCTCCCCGCAACACCAGCTGCCCCATCACCTTTTGTCCAGATCAGTCAGGTTACATATCGTTTTTAAGGAATTAAGAgtagtctgtttctttttggtaACTCAGTAACCTATTCActtctcattttttctctttctaaatctAATAGGTTGCACTTAACTTTCACAAAAAGGAGTACACAGAATAGCTGCATAAGGCCAATTCCGAACTTAATGAAGGATGTCAGAGTGGGAGCATTCTGATGTGCCAGTGTCCTCATCCTGCAGTGTGTTCCGTTTTCTCCCCTTTCCGAAAAAAatggtattaaaatattttgtgaaataagaagctccttttacatttttaatgaccAACATGCACATCTGTTCTAAAGAATACAAAGTCCTATGGTCTTGAAGAAGGAAGCACCCATTTAAAACTGACCGTGAATAAAAACAGACCTGAATGGACGTCAGAATGTTTGTTAGTGGCAGGAGAGTAAAAAAATGGcaatttattcagttatttgcCACTTGTTTTGTACTAAGCCTCATGTTCTTCTGGATACCGATCGATAACCACATCGTGAGCCACATGAAGTCCTACTCTTACAGATACCTCATAAATAGCTACGACTTTGTGAATGATAGCCTGTCTCTTAAGCGCAGCGAGGATGGGGCTCCTCGCTACCAGTACTTGATAAACCATGAGGAGAAGTGTCAAACACAAGACGTCCTGCTCTTACTGTTTGTAAAGACTGCTCCTGAAAACTACAATCGCCGTTCTGCCATTAGGAAAACATGGGGCAATGAGAAGTATGTTCGCTCTGAACTTAACGCCAACATTAAAACTCTGTTTGTCTTAGGAACACCTTCTGACCCACTGACAAGAGAACGACTTCAGAGAAGACTGGTTTGGGAAGATCAGATGTACAATGATATAATTCAGCAAGGCTTTGCTGATTCTTTCTATAATCTTACTCTTAAATTTCTTCTGCAGTTCAGTTGGGCAAATAGCTTTTGTCCACATGCCAAATTCCTTATGACTGCTGACGATGACATATTTATTCACATGCCAAATCTTATTGAATACCTTCAGAGTTTAGAACGAATTGGTGTTCAAGACTTTTGGATTGGTCGTGTTCATCGTGGTGCCCCTCCCGTCAGAGACAAAAGCAGCAAATACTATGTCTCCTATGAAATGTACCAGTGGCCGGCTTACCCTGACTATACTGCAGGAGCCGCCTACGTGATCTCTGGTGATGTAGCCGCCAAAGTCTATGAGGCATCACAGACACTTAACTCTAGTCTTTACATAGACGATGTGTTCATGGgcctctgtgccaataaaatagGGATAGTACCACAATACCATGTGTTTTTCTCCGGGGAAGGTAAAACTCCTTATCATCCCTGCATCTATGAAAAAATGATGACATCTCATGGGCATGTAGAAGACCTTCACGACCTTTGGAAGGATGCCACAGACCCAAGagtaaaaatgatttcaaaaggTTTCTTTGGTCAATTATACTGCAGAATAATTAAGATAGTCCTCCTTTGCAAACTGACCTGTGAGGATACGTATCCGTGTAGGGCTGCCTTTGCCTAATAGTACTTGAATGTTGTATGTTTTCACTGTCACTGAGCCAGACGTGGATGAAAAAACCTTTAAATGTTTGTCTATACCATAAGTGAAATGAAtatgaagaacaaagaaatattttgaaagcccTGTCTATCAGAATGTTTCTTTGATTCTAGAAGCCCTTCAATATAACTTATCTACTTCATTGCCTAAATTCATATCAAGGAATTTATATTTAGACAAGgtttatgaaaacaaaactaaagggAATTTCAAGTTCACAGTACCACGTGTATATTAGAGGTGTAGAGAAGTTATTAAGGTGCCTAGGTGTTAGAATAACTGCTTTTGGAAAATACCAAGTAAGTGTATAGTATaacatttcaaagaaatggaTATATTGTTAGACCAGGTATACAAGTTTATTTTGATTAAAGAGCACTTGATGGAGTTGGTGGAGGCAGGAGAGGATTGGCCTAGAAGAAAGTACATGAATCTGGTAAAAGAAAGTTTCCTCTTCTTCAGAGGAGATTTAGGAAAATGTACACAATTTCTTTATAAACTGTCAAATCACTTACTGTCACATCCATGTAGCTATTTTACCTGGATACTGTTGgagtcattttaaatatattcatatctttttttcaaagtttaatgTGAAATTTGAGAAGTCATGAGTTCTGCCCTAACTAGTACTTTATTATGGTTCTTTTTGATTATTAGAAAATGACACAAAACATGGACAGTGTCTTACTCATGGGGTCCTTCTCTAGAGAGAAATCATTGTTAATTCAAATAAGctgattttaatttaatgaatttttcaactggtttttaaatattcaatatggGTCTGTTTTTAAGGCAGCTATTTGAATGTAAGTTTACATAGAGGAATATAATAATGAAGAATTCAAAAGGAAAGATAGAACATTAAAAGCCTCTTTTCtccataatttataaaataaaagttttagtgTCTAAATTGTATTGATTACTAAAATTAGCCTACCCCTCTCCAACAGGGTCTCATAAACCACAGACTTTGTTCTGAGTTCAGCTTTTAAAATTGAGAGTATTAAACATCAAATCGAAGctgtagtattttaaaaaaatctactcttTCATCACAACAACTGTCAGAGGTTATCTTCAACTTATAAATATTTCCAACTTCAAAGTAGAATGAAAGTGATAGAAAAGTCACCAGAATGAGATTTAAAGCATTTGTAAAGCTGTAGGTTTCTTGTAATCAAAGAGATGTGGCTGAGATCCAatagcgcattacatttattttacagaGCAGGATAAAAATGTGGCTATGATGCAAACAACCTCCCCTCACTACAGAAAGAACTAGGTGATGTCTGTTGTTAGGGGGATTATATGAAAGCCAAAATAGTGACTTCAGCAAAAGCAGTCGAACTGATGATAAACCCTTTGTCTGCAGAGGCTCCTGTTAGGGAAAACTAAGATGTATCACTTAGTAAGATGTCTGAAACatgcaaaaaaactaaaaaagaattcTCAGTATACACAACTGGATGATGATATGTATAATTTGTTGCAGGTAGCTTCTCAATGTTTACAgaaattttttgttaatttttttctattttgaaaattgaAGCTTGTTTACATTGATTGctcagataatttaaaatttttaactcatGTCAAAACTATGGTATCAAACATTCTAGTTTTTCGTTACTTTCGGAGTAGGTTCAGGGTTTTTAGAtcattacagttttaattttctgaccaatttaaaaaactgtagagAACAAAAGCGTATTTTGACAAACCAggtttataattaatttttattagttgaTTCTTTAATAACCATTTGCCTTTTGGCCATATATATGCCCTGTGTATCTATACTTGTAACTGTTTAAATTTGCCATTGGTTGAAAACATCAGTGTCTCTCTGGCCATCAAAATGATCTTGTTTACAGCAATACTTTTGTGAAACAGTTATTTATTTGTGAAAGAGCTCCCCTCAATtgtgttcatctttttatttttgcttaaaatagaatgaaacagttaaatatgaaggaaatatgaaggtacttcctttttttaataagaaGGAAATTGCTAGACTCTTCCTTCATCAGATTTAAAGTACTGAGAAGATTAATTGTAAATAAAGGATTCCaaccttttaaaaaggaaggaaaaaactttTTGGTGCTCCAGTGCAAggctgtcttttaaaaatcatcagtaaagggaaaataaactcTTAGCTTGGATGGTCAATTGACAGTTATACACAGTGTTATTGCTAAAAACTTTTTACCTCTTGGTTGGTTTGCGTCTTTTTtccatattattaattttataccaaaatgttaaatatttatattatttgaattttgctTATATGGCAAAatagagggtttttaaaaataaatctatgatTTCCAATAAACAACTTGAAAATTGTCAACAGATGTGTATTTTCGCAAAGGTTTTTAAACTCGTGTGTGAACACCATTTGTTTATATAATCAACTAGTTCTGTTTAATGTCAGAGAGGTCTGTAGTACATGATCGTAATCCTATTTCCTGTTCAGACTTGCTGCTGTGCCCATGATAGAGGATTattgtgtcctctgcattgtgGAGCCATCTAAAATgcttcttttgtttgttgaaagatttatGCTGGAATGTCTAGGTGAGGTTcaggaaaagatgaaataagaacCTATCTATAGCCATAGTGCCTTAAGACATCATTTGAAAggtcatattttccttttatttgataTCATTAGCTATTCAACAGTTGATTCAAATTTAGCCCTAGTCTCTTAACGTTATGAATATTCTTAGGCCTGCTCTGCAGTGTTTGGTGTTTCAGTATATCTGTACATAGTATGTGCTCATCTGCTTTTCACCTGATTCTGGCTTGATTCTTAGCATAGTACATGGTGTGATtcaatctatatattttttaaaacttggaagcaTCTGAATTATTTGGTTGTAGTAGAACTTTTACTTGCACGGCATGGCTGGGGTGTTTGTAGTTGGGACTAAAATGATGATGACTCAGAAGAGTTAAGTTGACCTATTTTGGGGACTTTAATTGAATACCATAGCTACAGTGAGAATCAGACAGGGTTACTCATTCTTCTGTAATAATGAGAGAAATGTTAGGTGTCTCCTTGACTCTGCTTTCCCTGCAGTGACTGCATTCTGCAGTTGGACTAGCCTCAGTCGCAGCTTTCATTATGATGTTCCTTTGCTCCAGACCTCAAAGGCTCCTTACTGCCCCAGCATCAAATCTAATCTCTTCTACCTGGTTTTCAAGGCCTTATCTaatcttcttttcctccttcattcccTGTAGCTTTATTTTTCCCACTGCCGCTATTACTCATCACAGATCTCATTCATGAGATCTTACCTTGCATAAATTGGTTTCCCTTGCTAGGAACACTGTTTCTCCTGAAACTGTTGAAATCTTGGATTTACAACCCTACCCTTGCTCCTCCATTAAgcatctcctcccctccctctaaagtatatatttaatcaaatattttattgtgcTACCTAGGAATCACTTCATATCTTTTTTCCTAGTTAAAATGTAAGTTATGAAGGGTAGGGACTATGCACAGTGCTATCACATAGTGCTTAGAATCATTATTTTTCCCAAATATAATAAAGTAATGTTATTCTGGCAAGCCatccaaaaatgaaaagagattaaTTATTCAGGACCCTTAATGAACACTATCTGGTATAACATTTTACCTGCACTACTTAAAAGCttataatttattcaacaaaatctgaatgcttactatgtgccaagcatatTGTACCTATCAACTCTAGCCCAACAAATCTGTATTAGTTATACATAAAAACTGAAATctataaaatcaaaaatgaataaGGGAATATAGATTAAACTGTTGCAGCAAAGATGGTGATCTTATAGTATTTATGCAAAGCTGGTTGTAGAACTAAAACAGTAGTCTTATAGATTCTCCTGTTTCCTTAATCCACTGgctaattttgccttttctcaaAGATCTTTTGCAAGAATCTtagatatttttgtttcattaaatgCTGTAACTTCTTCCATTTGCATTTCTCATTAGAAGTATGATTTAATCATTTCCTGTAAATTAATACAATAATTCATCAACTAACATAAAggattcattataaaaattataaaattacaatTATAAAAGTAAGTATGGTTGTAGTAACAGAAAAGTCCCCAATGATATACTGTCACTTAAGGAAATTAACAAAATGCATTGCCAGGTGGTGCTTTTCAGACATAACCCAAGTA
It encodes:
- the B3GNT5 gene encoding lactosylceramide 1,3-N-acetyl-beta-D-glucosaminyltransferase; this translates as MDVRMFVSGRRVKKWQFIQLFATCFVLSLMFFWIPIDNHIVSHMKSYSYRYLINSYDFVNDSLSLKRSEDGAPRYQYLINHEEKCQTQDVLLLLFVKTAPENYNRRSAIRKTWGNEKYVRSELNANIKTLFVLGTPSDPLTRERLQRRLVWEDQMYNDIIQQGFADSFYNLTLKFLLQFSWANSFCPHAKFLMTADDDIFIHMPNLIEYLQSLERIGVQDFWIGRVHRGAPPVRDKSSKYYVSYEMYQWPAYPDYTAGAAYVISGDVAAKVYEASQTLNSSLYIDDVFMGLCANKIGIVPQYHVFFSGEGKTPYHPCIYEKMMTSHGHVEDLHDLWKDATDPRVKMISKGFFGQLYCRIIKIVLLCKLTCEDTYPCRAAFA